From the Terriglobia bacterium genome, one window contains:
- a CDS encoding TPM domain-containing protein: MKWSAATAVVATAITIAAALEIPASPSARVNDYAGVLDAASRGRIELVLEAYERESTDQVVVAVFRSLGGDDLNDFTNRLFERWKLGQKGRNNGVLLAIFLDERRARIEVGYGLEAKLTDAVASDILAETLAPRFRQGDYAGGIEAASRAIISATRGEYTANSRRGGRRPWLPLAYVVLILITGLLSAARSAAFRGRGGGRRFRSPGGFYGGGGGFLGGSGGGFSGGGFSGGGGFSGGGGASGGW; encoded by the coding sequence ATGAAATGGAGCGCGGCGACCGCGGTCGTGGCCACCGCGATCACGATCGCGGCGGCGCTCGAGATCCCGGCGTCTCCCTCGGCGCGGGTCAACGACTACGCAGGCGTCCTCGACGCCGCCTCGCGAGGGCGAATCGAGCTCGTCCTCGAGGCGTACGAGCGGGAGTCCACCGACCAGGTCGTGGTCGCGGTCTTCCGCTCCCTCGGCGGCGACGACCTGAACGATTTCACGAACCGACTCTTCGAGCGTTGGAAGTTGGGGCAGAAGGGCCGGAACAACGGCGTGCTCCTGGCGATCTTCCTCGACGAGCGCCGGGCCAGGATCGAGGTCGGCTACGGACTCGAGGCGAAGCTCACCGACGCGGTCGCGAGCGACATTCTCGCCGAGACGCTTGCCCCGCGCTTCCGGCAGGGGGACTACGCGGGTGGGATCGAGGCCGCGTCGCGCGCCATCATCTCCGCGACCCGCGGGGAGTACACGGCGAATTCCCGGCGCGGCGGGCGGAGGCCCTGGCTTCCGCTCGCCTACGTCGTCCTGATCCTGATCACGGGGCTGCTGTCGGCCGCGCGTAGCGCGGCGTTCCGCGGCCGGGGCGGGGGACGTCGTTTCCGATCCCCGGGCGGGTTCTACGGCGGGGGCGGCGGTTTCCTGGGCGGATCGGGGGGCGGGTTCTCCGGTGGAGGATTCTCGGGCGGCGGCGGCTTCTCCGGGGGCGGAGGAGCGTCCGGCGGCTGGTGA
- a CDS encoding LemA family protein has translation MRGWIGCGVAALVLLVIVLSVVGWGVGVYNGLVRSQVTVDTAWSQVQNVYQRRMDLIPNLVETVKGAANFEKSTFTEVTEARAKASQMVLTPELLNDPARFRQFQQAQGELSGAISRLLVTVENYPQLTASQNFRELQSQLEGAENRIAVERRRFNETVQAYNTAIRVFPASMLAGLFGFQPKAFFEAEPGAEKAPKVKF, from the coding sequence ATGCGAGGTTGGATCGGTTGCGGAGTCGCGGCTCTCGTCCTGCTCGTGATCGTCCTCAGCGTGGTCGGCTGGGGGGTCGGGGTTTACAACGGTCTGGTTCGCAGCCAGGTCACCGTGGACACCGCCTGGTCCCAGGTCCAGAACGTCTACCAACGGCGCATGGACCTGATCCCGAACCTCGTGGAGACCGTCAAGGGAGCGGCGAACTTCGAGAAGAGCACGTTCACCGAGGTGACCGAGGCGCGTGCGAAGGCGTCGCAGATGGTGCTCACTCCCGAGCTCCTCAACGACCCGGCGCGGTTCCGGCAGTTCCAGCAGGCCCAGGGGGAGCTCTCCGGCGCGATCTCGAGGCTCCTCGTGACCGTGGAGAACTACCCGCAGCTGACCGCCAGCCAGAACTTCCGCGAGCTTCAGAGCCAGCTCGAGGGAGCCGAGAACCGGATCGCCGTGGAGCGCCGACGGTTCAACGAGACGGTGCAGGCGTACAACACCGCGATCCGCGTGTTCCCGGCTTCCATGCTGGCGGGCCTCTTCGGGTTTCAGCCGAAGGCGTTCTTCGAGGCCGAGCCGGGCGCGGAGAAGGCCCCGAAGGTGAAGTTCTGA
- the fmt gene encoding methionyl-tRNA formyltransferase — translation MNVVFLGTPESAVPSLAALLAAGHAVPLVVTRPDRPAGRSGAPRCPAVKDAAVRAGLTVIQPDSVKGPEFREALLCARPEVLVVVAFGKILPAPVLEAARAGAVNVHFSLLPRYRGAAPVQWALANGEEFTGVTTMRMNARMDEGDVLLQREVAIEPGERAPSLTRRLAGVGAALLLETLERLADGSLVVRPQDPSLATYAHLLAVSDGEVDPGLTAGEIEARVRGFDPWPGVWLRRGARRIRIVEASADRDASTAEASGTVIGLEGDAVRIACGGGTVLAVHRVQPEDRRVMSARDAANGRHVAAGDLLERIPR, via the coding sequence GTGAACGTCGTCTTCCTCGGGACGCCCGAGAGCGCCGTACCGAGCCTCGCCGCCCTCCTGGCGGCAGGCCACGCGGTTCCTCTCGTGGTCACCCGGCCCGACCGACCCGCCGGCCGGTCGGGGGCGCCTCGATGCCCCGCGGTCAAGGACGCGGCCGTCCGCGCGGGCCTCACGGTGATCCAGCCCGATTCGGTGAAGGGTCCGGAGTTTCGCGAGGCCCTTCTCTGCGCTCGGCCGGAGGTCCTCGTCGTGGTCGCCTTCGGGAAGATTCTGCCCGCGCCGGTGCTCGAGGCGGCCAGGGCGGGCGCCGTGAACGTGCACTTCTCGCTCCTCCCCCGATATCGAGGCGCCGCGCCCGTGCAGTGGGCGCTCGCGAACGGCGAGGAGTTCACCGGCGTGACCACGATGCGGATGAACGCGCGCATGGACGAGGGGGACGTCCTCCTGCAGCGCGAGGTCGCGATCGAGCCCGGCGAGCGAGCCCCGTCCCTGACGAGGCGGCTGGCCGGCGTGGGCGCCGCGCTCCTCCTCGAGACGCTCGAGCGGCTCGCGGACGGGTCCCTCGTGGTGCGCCCCCAAGATCCCTCCCTCGCGACGTACGCGCACCTTCTCGCCGTTTCGGACGGGGAGGTCGATCCCGGCTTGACCGCGGGGGAGATCGAGGCCCGCGTCCGCGGATTCGATCCGTGGCCGGGGGTGTGGCTGCGGCGCGGCGCCAGGCGGATCCGGATCGTAGAAGCCAGCGCGGACCGCGATGCCTCCACCGCCGAGGCCTCGGGAACGGTGATCGGCCTGGAGGGGGACGCGGTGCGGATCGCTTGCGGCGGAGGCACGGTTCTCGCGGTCCATCGGGTCCAGCCCGAGGACCGCCGCGTCATGAGCGCGCGGGACGCGGCAAACGGTCGACACGTCGCGGCCGGGGACCTTCTCGAGCGCATCCCACGCTGA
- the def gene encoding peptide deformylase: MAVLPIVLYPDPVLLRPTRPVDAITPAIRELVRDMVDTLYAAPGVGLAANQVGAPWRLLVVDLTVGERPEERKVLINPEITATEGSQVGEEGCLSFPDITLEIERSFRAGVRGLDLDGNKVEFVGEALMARALLHEIEHLDGETFLRNVSPLKRELIKRQIRKRMKTGDWVATAAK; encoded by the coding sequence ATGGCCGTGCTGCCGATCGTCCTCTACCCGGACCCCGTCCTGCTCCGCCCGACCCGACCGGTCGACGCGATCACTCCGGCGATCCGTGAACTCGTGCGGGACATGGTCGACACGCTGTACGCGGCCCCCGGGGTGGGCCTTGCGGCAAACCAAGTCGGCGCTCCCTGGAGGCTGCTGGTCGTGGACCTAACCGTGGGCGAGAGGCCGGAGGAGCGCAAGGTTCTCATCAACCCGGAGATCACGGCGACCGAGGGCAGCCAGGTCGGAGAAGAAGGCTGCCTGTCGTTTCCCGACATCACGCTGGAAATCGAGCGCTCCTTCCGGGCGGGAGTTCGAGGGCTGGACCTCGACGGGAACAAGGTGGAGTTCGTCGGCGAGGCCCTCATGGCCCGAGCCCTCCTCCACGAAATCGAGCATCTCGACGGCGAAACCTTCCTCCGCAACGTGTCGCCTCTGAAGCGCGAGTTGATCAAGCGGCAGATTCGCAAGCGGATGAAGACGGGAGACTGGGTCGCCACGGCGGCCAAGTGA
- a CDS encoding FecR domain-containing protein, whose protein sequence is MNRAGFALALATTLLLAAGPARAQAEDPEAYGDDYQQGDYGRIRSAENGATIDRSQPDSGGRPGDGSATVNAPVFPGDTIRTGRDQRVEIQLASGALLRQDDDSEMTYVSLPRPGAEFQDNTVLRLSSGAVRIVGVVGEKETFRLDTPAASVYVLGDADVRVDVVRGGSTKVLSHRGVVEVVGEGGSVLVRGGMRSAVDAGSIPSDPRAFNTFASDGFDRWCDGRDDAYRVRSRSAGSPEYDPDAGYGAVPGEVRPYYHELSSYGRWVDAPTYGWVWYPYDVAPGWRPYNDGYWDYGPGGYFWVANEPWGWAPYHYGRWNWVSGFGWCWAPGRVFGGAWVSWAWGSAYVGWAPLDFWGRPAFVGSLWYDYYDPACWTFVGFNHFGGRDYRRWAVPIDRLGPDLHRMAVVTRPPRFSPRGLASDPSVRERAARVAMQDRAAHVRPIVRDRVPDTRFRAVEDRLIERDRKQARPGAGPVGARPVAPGPRRSVGVSEIPRSVSPTAGSSGRGSRNPSYGDESGSRRPRVAAAPPAGRERSQGNGAPEPERWQRSRSPNAEQQQAPGVQEPARGRRGQDGGNGYARRILKDPLAEERARQPKPHTDRPAADRDTRDRVRDMYQHLARPRETGPREVPRDVRPSPPSPRYEPPTPRVERRASPPATSPPRVERPRSQPTPQSGQDAGRARPKEKEKKR, encoded by the coding sequence ATGAACCGCGCCGGTTTCGCTCTCGCACTTGCGACCACCCTCCTACTTGCAGCTGGCCCGGCGCGGGCGCAGGCCGAAGACCCGGAAGCGTACGGGGACGATTACCAGCAGGGAGATTACGGCCGCATCCGCTCCGCCGAAAACGGCGCGACGATCGATCGTTCCCAGCCGGACAGCGGCGGGCGGCCCGGAGATGGCAGCGCCACGGTCAACGCGCCGGTCTTCCCGGGCGACACCATCCGCACGGGGCGCGACCAGAGGGTCGAGATTCAGCTCGCGAGCGGCGCGCTCCTTCGCCAGGACGACGATTCCGAGATGACTTACGTTTCCCTGCCGCGCCCCGGTGCGGAGTTCCAGGACAATACGGTGCTTCGGCTGTCCTCCGGCGCCGTTCGGATCGTGGGCGTGGTGGGGGAGAAGGAGACCTTCCGGCTGGATACGCCCGCCGCGTCCGTGTACGTCCTGGGCGATGCCGACGTGCGCGTGGACGTGGTTCGCGGCGGGTCGACCAAGGTGCTCTCGCACCGAGGCGTCGTCGAGGTCGTCGGCGAAGGCGGATCGGTGCTGGTGCGCGGCGGGATGCGGTCCGCTGTGGACGCGGGGTCGATCCCGTCCGACCCGCGCGCGTTCAACACGTTCGCGTCGGACGGATTCGACCGCTGGTGTGACGGGCGCGACGACGCCTACCGCGTCCGGAGCCGCTCTGCCGGATCCCCCGAGTACGACCCCGACGCCGGATACGGCGCGGTTCCCGGCGAGGTCCGGCCATACTACCACGAGCTTTCATCGTACGGTCGGTGGGTCGACGCTCCGACCTACGGATGGGTCTGGTACCCGTACGATGTCGCTCCCGGTTGGCGGCCCTACAACGACGGCTACTGGGACTACGGTCCAGGCGGCTACTTCTGGGTCGCCAACGAGCCGTGGGGATGGGCTCCCTACCACTACGGGCGCTGGAACTGGGTGTCGGGGTTCGGCTGGTGCTGGGCTCCCGGCCGGGTGTTCGGCGGCGCTTGGGTCTCGTGGGCGTGGGGATCGGCGTACGTCGGGTGGGCGCCGCTTGATTTCTGGGGTCGTCCCGCATTCGTGGGGAGTCTCTGGTACGACTACTACGACCCCGCCTGCTGGACGTTCGTCGGCTTCAACCACTTCGGCGGCAGGGACTATCGGCGCTGGGCGGTGCCGATCGATCGACTGGGCCCCGACCTGCACCGAATGGCGGTCGTGACCCGTCCGCCGCGCTTCTCCCCGAGGGGCCTCGCCAGCGACCCGTCGGTCCGTGAGCGGGCGGCGCGAGTGGCGATGCAAGACCGGGCGGCGCACGTCCGTCCCATCGTGCGAGATCGCGTCCCCGACACGAGATTCCGCGCCGTCGAGGATCGCCTGATCGAGCGGGACCGCAAGCAGGCGCGGCCCGGCGCCGGGCCGGTGGGCGCCCGACCCGTGGCTCCCGGTCCGAGACGGTCCGTCGGCGTCTCCGAGATCCCGAGATCCGTCTCGCCCACGGCGGGCAGCAGCGGGCGCGGTTCCCGGAACCCGTCTTACGGGGACGAGTCGGGAAGCCGACGCCCCAGGGTGGCGGCGGCTCCCCCGGCCGGGAGAGAGCGGAGTCAGGGCAACGGAGCGCCCGAGCCGGAACGCTGGCAGCGCAGCCGCTCTCCGAACGCGGAGCAGCAGCAGGCGCCCGGCGTTCAGGAACCGGCGCGTGGCCGTCGCGGACAAGACGGAGGGAACGGCTACGCGAGACGCATCCTCAAGGACCCGCTGGCCGAAGAGCGGGCACGCCAGCCAAAGCCTCACACGGACCGGCCGGCCGCCGACCGTGACACGCGCGACCGCGTCCGCGACATGTATCAGCATCTCGCCCGGCCCAGGGAGACAGGTCCCCGCGAGGTTCCACGCGACGTCCGACCGAGCCCGCCGTCTCCGCGGTACGAGCCGCCGACGCCCCGCGTCGAGCGGCGCGCCTCGCCGCCGGCCACATCGCCTCCACGGGTCGAGCGCCCTCGCTCGCAGCCGACGCCGCAAAGCGGTCAAGACGCAGGGCGCGCCCGGCCGAAGGAGAAGGAAAAGAAGAGATGA
- the mpl gene encoding UDP-N-acetylmuramate:L-alanyl-gamma-D-glutamyl-meso-diaminopimelate ligase has protein sequence MSEHVHLIGIGGTGMAALAGLLHESGCRVTGSDTELYPPTSTLLEAMGLEIRAAYDARNLRPAPDLVVVGNAVRRGNPEAEEVLDRRLRHASMPQVLEDRFLPGRHSIVVSGTHGKTTTTAMLAWVLHHAGQDPGFLVGGLPANFDRPYRLGHGAAFVIEGDEYDTAFFDKGPKFMHYRPDTALVGTVEFDHADIYRDLEQVKTAFRWLVNIVPRRGLVIRHEDCETTVEVTRGALSRVEGYGLTAGLWRAAGLSAAPEGARFEVQRDGRRYAETALGVFGEFNVRNALAVVAAAAEQGLSPEEIAAGLASFRGVRRRLEVRGEADGVTLLDDFAHHPTAIAETLKAVRGRYPERKVWAVLEPRSWSLRRNVFQDRLAASFDPADEVLIAEVFGASSLPPAERLDPDRLAREISTRGRRARFLPGVDAIVAHLAEASRPGDVVAVLSNGGFGGIHAKLLAALETRAGGR, from the coding sequence ATGTCGGAGCATGTCCACCTGATCGGGATCGGAGGCACCGGCATGGCGGCGCTCGCCGGCCTCCTTCACGAGAGCGGCTGTCGTGTCACGGGCTCGGACACGGAGCTGTACCCGCCGACGTCCACGCTCCTCGAGGCGATGGGTCTCGAGATCCGCGCGGCCTACGACGCGCGGAACCTCCGCCCGGCTCCGGACCTCGTGGTCGTCGGCAACGCGGTCCGCCGCGGGAATCCCGAGGCCGAGGAAGTCCTGGACCGCCGCCTGCGGCACGCTTCCATGCCGCAGGTTCTGGAGGACCGGTTTCTGCCGGGGCGCCACTCGATCGTCGTTTCAGGGACCCACGGCAAGACCACGACCACCGCGATGCTCGCGTGGGTGCTCCACCACGCGGGACAGGATCCGGGATTCCTGGTCGGTGGGCTCCCCGCCAATTTCGACCGGCCGTACCGCCTCGGCCACGGCGCGGCGTTCGTGATCGAGGGGGACGAGTACGACACCGCGTTCTTCGACAAAGGGCCGAAGTTCATGCACTACCGCCCGGACACCGCTCTGGTGGGGACGGTGGAGTTCGACCACGCGGACATCTACCGGGACCTCGAACAGGTGAAGACGGCCTTCCGGTGGCTCGTGAACATCGTGCCGAGGCGTGGGCTCGTCATCCGCCACGAGGACTGCGAGACGACCGTCGAGGTGACCCGAGGGGCGCTGTCCCGCGTGGAAGGGTACGGTCTGACGGCCGGACTCTGGCGGGCCGCCGGACTTTCGGCGGCGCCTGAGGGGGCCCGATTCGAGGTGCAGAGGGACGGCCGGCGGTACGCGGAGACCGCCCTCGGCGTATTCGGCGAGTTCAACGTGCGGAACGCGCTGGCGGTAGTCGCCGCCGCCGCGGAACAAGGGCTCTCCCCGGAGGAGATCGCCGCGGGGCTCGCCTCGTTCCGCGGCGTCCGCCGCCGCCTGGAGGTCCGAGGCGAGGCGGATGGAGTGACGCTGCTCGACGACTTCGCCCACCATCCGACCGCGATCGCGGAAACGCTGAAGGCGGTCAGGGGGCGATATCCGGAGAGGAAGGTCTGGGCCGTCCTCGAGCCGCGGTCCTGGTCGCTGCGTCGCAACGTGTTCCAGGACCGGCTGGCCGCCTCGTTCGATCCCGCGGACGAGGTGCTGATCGCGGAAGTGTTCGGGGCGAGCTCATTGCCTCCGGCGGAGCGTCTCGACCCCGACCGCCTCGCGCGCGAGATCTCGACGCGCGGACGCCGCGCGCGCTTTCTCCCCGGCGTGGATGCGATCGTCGCGCATCTCGCCGAGGCGTCGCGTCCCGGAGACGTGGTCGCCGTCCTGAGCAACGGCGGCTTCGGGGGAATCCACGCGAAGCTGCTGGCTGCCCTGGAGACGCGGGCGGGAGGTCGCTGA
- a CDS encoding AsmA family protein, with protein sequence MRRPARIAVASVATVAALYVAAGLTVPWLVDADRFRPRVEARLTEALGHKVSLARMRLSLWAGLALVAEGLEVKGSQAAETGSGVSFAASRVSVRPAILSLLLGDVRLRSVSLLEGAILAGEKVLASGLSANVRLGRTEGGSPRLVGDARGSLRAAPGAPEFRAAFDATVLPDRLRLASLHAESGASRVAASGDVDGFATGRLRLFLRGTAEIGRTRVEGTLAGEGLAGDRPELEFHLTSPLVDFDEMARLSGIRRGETGAAAVLSALFPTSFAAEPVPRRGFLFRAACRGTIEAAKGRLAGLEMTDLRARLDIESEAARFEDATFALYGGRCHGTLVLDLGSPGAPFRLDARLEGVDADRLLTSIDPSRKGSIHGVGSFTLDVGGDAAGGSVAGSIRGSARAELKDGRLPTVGILKQVAQILELAGGRGIGRDETPFDHVSASFDVHEGRGDTKDLEFRSADLDLDGRGSVGFDGALGLDVIASFSRRASGDLVRETPQLKFRLDPGGRLTMPLKIRGDFKAPSVQLDLDRVLREGLERSAGDRGRKGFLKRLLGGN encoded by the coding sequence GTGAGACGGCCGGCACGAATCGCCGTTGCGAGCGTCGCGACCGTTGCCGCCCTGTACGTCGCGGCAGGCCTGACGGTACCCTGGCTCGTCGACGCCGACCGGTTCCGTCCGCGCGTCGAGGCGCGTCTCACCGAGGCTCTCGGACACAAGGTCTCGCTGGCCCGGATGCGGCTGTCCCTGTGGGCCGGTCTGGCGCTGGTGGCGGAAGGGCTCGAGGTCAAAGGATCGCAGGCGGCGGAGACCGGCTCCGGCGTCAGCTTCGCCGCGTCACGCGTTTCGGTCCGCCCCGCGATCCTGTCGTTGCTGCTCGGCGACGTCCGATTGCGGAGCGTCTCTCTCCTCGAGGGCGCGATCCTCGCGGGAGAGAAGGTGCTCGCGTCGGGCCTCTCGGCGAACGTGAGGCTCGGGCGGACCGAGGGCGGATCGCCGCGCCTCGTGGGGGACGCGAGGGGATCGCTCCGTGCGGCGCCGGGCGCTCCGGAGTTCCGCGCGGCCTTCGACGCCACGGTCCTTCCCGACCGTTTGCGGCTCGCATCGCTTCACGCGGAGTCGGGCGCCTCCAGGGTCGCCGCTTCCGGGGACGTCGACGGCTTCGCGACGGGTCGCTTGCGGCTCTTCCTGAGGGGAACGGCGGAGATCGGCCGGACTCGGGTCGAGGGGACGCTGGCGGGCGAGGGGCTCGCCGGCGACCGCCCGGAGCTGGAGTTCCACCTGACCTCTCCACTGGTGGATTTCGACGAGATGGCGCGGCTGTCGGGCATCCGCCGCGGAGAAACCGGGGCGGCCGCCGTTCTTAGCGCGTTGTTCCCCACGTCGTTCGCGGCGGAGCCGGTGCCGCGGCGCGGCTTCCTCTTCCGCGCGGCGTGCCGCGGCACGATCGAGGCCGCGAAAGGGCGGCTGGCGGGACTCGAGATGACCGATCTCCGCGCGCGCTTGGACATCGAGAGCGAGGCGGCGCGGTTCGAAGATGCGACGTTCGCGTTGTACGGCGGACGATGCCACGGGACGCTGGTCCTGGACCTCGGATCGCCAGGCGCGCCGTTCCGGCTGGACGCGCGCCTCGAGGGCGTCGACGCCGACCGACTGCTGACGTCGATCGACCCCTCGCGCAAGGGGTCGATTCACGGCGTCGGCTCGTTCACGCTCGACGTCGGCGGGGACGCCGCCGGGGGCAGCGTCGCCGGCTCGATCCGGGGGTCGGCGCGCGCGGAGCTCAAGGACGGGCGGCTCCCGACCGTCGGGATCCTGAAGCAGGTCGCCCAAATCCTGGAGCTGGCGGGGGGCCGAGGCATCGGACGGGACGAAACGCCCTTCGATCACGTGTCCGCGTCGTTCGACGTGCACGAAGGGCGCGGGGACACGAAAGACCTCGAGTTCCGCTCCGCGGATCTCGACCTCGACGGCCGGGGGAGCGTCGGCTTCGACGGCGCGCTGGGGCTCGACGTGATCGCGTCGTTCTCGCGGCGGGCCAGCGGCGATCTCGTTCGCGAGACGCCACAGCTCAAATTCCGCCTCGATCCCGGCGGCCGGCTCACGATGCCTCTCAAGATCCGTGGGGACTTCAAGGCCCCGTCCGTGCAGCTCGACCTCGATCGCGTCCTGCGGGAAGGGCTCGAGCGCTCGGCGGGTGACCGTGGCCGGAAGGGGTTCCTGAAGCGGCTGCTCGGCGGGAACTGA